A window of the Lolium perenne isolate Kyuss_39 chromosome 7, Kyuss_2.0, whole genome shotgun sequence genome harbors these coding sequences:
- the LOC127311484 gene encoding uncharacterized protein, whose amino-acid sequence MGRVDSNSGERAFSIQRCVGMLHQNKHVAREEGLKDLVAALEGFVPSDEIADPLYEQALDRCFSFLNIGGSGKERKDAYRAIGIYALTVVGSKAQTLLDRLFDLDGIFAGMAPSSAADAERAVAAINCLVAVTLVCEKKAACAKRTLKAICDVIDQTGLPQVLAAALSAWTLLLPRASNLRAMTPFKVIAKHLKADDPAVRMAAGEALAVCFELNHRPYQPDPPPAYRYHYYRPREPKPEDRPSLESRVAELAVGVEAHKKQHAEERILFRWIKDLLEDNPPGPDDDNDEYDSDDEEEGEEEESSGLRVRVNKTTWSKLVLLNFLRQYLGEEGFASHSQLNRPLFRDTLGLTTAAEQKKSLPAQEIKQVRNGRDKQRTKEIKKDRQNKTKQYY is encoded by the coding sequence ATGGGGCGCGTCGATTCTAACTCCGGCGAGCGAGCGTTCTCGATCCAGAGATGCGTCGGGATGCTCCACCAGAACAAGCACGTCGCTCGCGAGGAAGGCCTCAAGGACCTCGTCGCGGCGCTCGAGGGCTTCGTGCCCTCCGACGAGATCGCCGACCCCCTGTACGAGCAGGCCCTGGACCGCTGCTTCTCCTTCCTCAACATCGGCGGGTCCGGCAAGGAGCGCAAGGACGCCTACCGCGCCATCGGCATCTACGCGCTCACCGTCGTCGGCTCCAAGGCGCAGACCCTCCTCGACAGGCTCTTCGACCTCGACGGAATCTTCGCCGGGATGGCCCCCTCGTCGGCCGCCGACGCGGAGCGGGCCGTGGCCGCCATCAACTGCCTCGTCGCCGTCACGCTGGTCTGCGAGAAGAAGGCGGCGTGCGCGAAGAGGACCCTCAAGGCCATCTGCGACGTGATCGACCAAACCGGCCTCCCGCAGGTCCTGGCCGCCGCCTTGTCCGCGTGGACGCTCCTCCTCCCCAGGGCCAGCAACCTGCGTGCCATGACCCCGTTCAAAGTCATCGCGAAGCACCTCAAGGCGGACGACCCCGCCGTCCGGATGGCCGCGGGGGAGGCCCTGGCCGTGTGCTTCGAGCTCAACCACCGGCCTTACCAGCCCGACCCGCCCCCGGCGTATCGGTACCACTACTACAGACCGCGGGAACCTAAACCCGAGGACAGGCCGTCGCTGGAGAGCAGAGTAGCGGAGCTCGCCGTCGGTGTAGAAGCGCACAAGAAGCAGCACGCCGAGGAGAGGATCCTGTTCCGGTGGATCAAAGACCTCCTCGAAGACAATCCGCCTGGCCCGGACGATGATAATGATGAGTATGAttctgatgatgaggaagagggGGAAGAGGAGGAGTCGAGTGGGCTCCGTGTAAGGGTCAACAAGACGACGTGGTCGAAGCTGGTCCTGCTCAACTTCCTCAGGCAGTACCTCGGCGAGGAGGGCTTCGCCTCGCACTCCCAGCTCAACCGCCCACTCTTCCGGGACACCCTGGGACTCACCACGGCTGCCGAGCAAAAGAAGAGCCTGCCAGCCCAGGAGATAAAGCAGGTCAGGAACGGCAGAGATAAGCAGCGCACCAAGGAAATAAAGAAGGATCGACAGAACAAGACCAAACAATATTATTGA